The following are encoded in a window of Castanea sativa cultivar Marrone di Chiusa Pesio chromosome 5, ASM4071231v1 genomic DNA:
- the LOC142635027 gene encoding LOW QUALITY PROTEIN: receptor-like protein 1 (The sequence of the model RefSeq protein was modified relative to this genomic sequence to represent the inferred CDS: deleted 2 bases in 1 codon) produces MNDCHPGFKALSDSESLSKLTKQKQLDLSQNSFNKEIIRDLGVLPVLKSLDLNHNRMEGRLQNTGLATSCSLKILDLSENTFNGFVSSQIGVLSSLKALSLGDNRLKGSLPRQGLCKLNKLVELDLAYNKFEGTLPPCLNNLTSLQLLDLSRNKFTGNISSSWIASLKSLKYIDLGSNEFDGLFSFSSFANHSMLELVRFTCDGNKFQINEISGWVPSFQLQFLILSKYLNKLSSDIPTFLLHQYNLKVVDLSHNKLKGRFPGWLLENNTRLEYVNLKNNSFFGQFHLPLHLNDSLSWVDVSKNQFEGQLQEGIGKILINLKNLDLSENAFEGYLPSSIGNMSLLERLDLSVNNFSGVVPRELFAGCLKLMALKLSYNNFQGNLISTQFNLTWLALLELNDNRFFGTLSNVVSKPTSLQYLDAGNNYLSGTIPGWICNETFVSTLILRNNLFRGHFNCEKNRLEFLDLSHNLLSGSLPSWSRALSLMHIHLEGNFFSGSIPESSFNLSSLLALDISYNNLSGTIPHALGAASSLRILLLKGNSFSGYIPSQLCRLNKLNLIDLSSNFFFGSIPTCFRYITFGGHGLDDFWFEDANCFLKWDSSYPYGSFSAKNFEFSNQEALYKQDEANFVTKNRTNSYKGDFLDFMSGLDFSCNNLTGLIPAEFGMLSSIHALNLSYNKLTGSIPKTFSNLTQIESLDLSHNSLSGEIPPQLIELHFLAVFSVAYNNLSGRIPDGKAQFGTFDANSYIGNPFLCGPPLKNCSSIDDSPSTPTPDASDENWYKIDPLVFFVSFSVSYIIFCLGVISLLYINPYWRQWCFNLIEDRVYSCYYFVLDALRKLSSGLYN; encoded by the exons GTTTGGCAACCTCCTGCAGTTTGAAGATTTTAGATTTGAGTGAGAATACGTTCAATGGATTTGTTTCTTCTCAAATAGGGGTACTATCATCTCTCAAGGCTTTATCTTTGGGTGACAATAGACTTAAAGGCTCTTTACCAAGACAAG GTTTGTGTAAACTGAATAAACTTGTAGAGCTTGATCTTGCATACAATAAGTTTGAAGGGACCCTTCCTCCTTGCCTAAACAATTTGACGTCTCTTCAACTGTTAGACCTTTCTAGGAACAAATTCACTGGAAATATTTCATCATCTTGGATAGCTAGCCTGAAGTCCCTTAAGTACATTGACCTTGGTTCTAATGAATTTGATGGGTTATTTTCATTCAGCTCATTTGCTAATCACTCCATGCTTGAACTAGTTCGATTCACATGTGATGGCAACAAATTCCAGATAAATGAAATTTCAGGTTGGGTGCCTTCGTTTCAGTTACAGTTCCTCATCCTATCAAAGTATCTAAACAAGCTCTCTAGTGATATTCCAACATTTCTCCTTCACCAGTACAACCTGAAAGTGGTTGATCTCTCTCACAACAAGTTGAAAGGACGGTTCCCTGGTTGGTTGCTTGAAAACAATACAAGGCTAGAGTATGTCAATCTGAAGAATAACTCTTTCTTTGGTCAGTTTCATTTGCCACTCCATCTTAATGACAGTCTTTCGTGGGTAGATGTgtcaaaaaatcaatttgaaGGGCAGCTTCAAGAAGGTATAGGGAAAATCCTAATCAACCTAAAGAATTTAGACTTGTCTGAAAATGCTTTCGAAGGTTATCTCCCCTCTTCAATTGGTAACATGAGTCTCTTGGAGAGGCTGGATTTGTCTGTTAATAACTTCTCAGGAGTGGTACCACGAGAATTGTTTGCAGGTTGCTTGAAATTGATGGCTTTGAAATtatcatataataattttcaaggGAATTTAATCTCAACCCAGTTTAACTTAACTTGGTTGGCTCTTCTGGAACTAAATGACAATAGGTTCTTTGGAACTTTGTCAAATGTAGTATCCAAACCCACTAGCCTGCAATATTTGGATGCTGGCAACAACTATCTGTCTGGTACGATTCCCGGCTGGATATGTAATGAAACGTTTGTATCAACGCTCATCTTGCGGAATAAtttgttcagaggtcattttaattgtgaaaaaaataggCTTGAGTTTTTGGACCTTTCTCATAATTTGCTGTCAGGATCTTTGCCTTCCTGGTCAAGGGCGTTATCCTTAATGCATATACATTTGGAAGGGAACTTCTTTTCAGGATCTATACCAGAATCTTCTTTCAATTTGTCGTCTCTCTTGGCATTGGATATTAGTTATAACAACTTGTCAGGCACCATTCCCCATGCACTCGGAGCAGCTTCCAGCTTAAGAATTCTGTTGTTGAAAGGAAACTCTTTTAGTGGCTACATTCCAAGTCAGTTGTGTCGATTgaacaaattaaatttaatagaTCTTTCcagtaatttcttttttggttcaatACCTACCTGCTTTCGATACATCACCTTTGGAGGGCATGGGCTCgatgatttttggtttgaagatgcaaat tgttttttgaagtgGGATTCATCTTACCCGTATGGAAGTTTCTCAGcaaagaattttgaattttcaaatcagGAAGCTTTGTATAAGCAAGATGAAGcaaattttgtaacaaaaaacaGGACTAACTCCTACAAAGGTGACTTTCTTGATTTCATGTCTGGATTGGATTTTTCATGTAACAATCTAACAGGTTTAATCCCAGCAGAATTTGGAATGCTTTCTTCGATCCATGCACTAAATCTATCTTATAATAAGTTGACAGGTTCCATTCCAAAGACATTCTCCAACTTGACTCAAATAGAAAGCTTAGACCTTTCTCACAATAGTTTGAGTGGAGAAATCCCACCCCAGTTAATCGAACTACATTTTTTGGCGGTCTTCTCTGTTGCTTACAATAATTTATCAGGTAGAATTCCAGATGGGAAAGCACAGTTTGGGACATTCGATGCTAACAGCTATATAGGAAATCCATTTCTTTGTGGACCACCATTGAAGAATTGTTCCAGCATAGATGATTCACCTTCCACCCCGACAccagatgcaagtgatgagaaTTGGTACAAAATTGATCCTCTGGTCTTCTTTGTTAGCTTTTCGGTGTCTTATATCATATTCTGCCTGGGAGTTATTTCTCTTCTCTATATAAATCCTTATTGGCGACAATGGTGCTTCAATTTGATTGAGGATCGCGTTTATTCCTGTTATTATTTTGTGCTAGATGCTTTGCGTAAGTTATCTAGTGGTTTGTATAATTAG
- the LOC142635028 gene encoding uncharacterized protein LOC142635028 has translation MEFLRSEIVVEQKSIITICLDLPRLLAARGTVRKGHLTPSQLPADAKVADLIDIDSGWWNVYLLERCFLPFEAQKIKSVPLCLTPQEDTLVWPKSKDGQYSVKLGYQLLCAKENSGSASGSTNEVNRKMWSSLWRMKVPNKVKTFAWRACTESLPTLENLARRKVVISNSCTSCKREPKSVIHALWGCEKVKAAWGTNFDELRNAINQALSFVDLFRLVLQNPRGAEGFIMQQRLKPATKKLPRNVIWKPPDAGLLKTNFDGAVFEDLGEAGIGAVVQNSSSEVLAALSEIIPLPSSIVAPETIATRWATLFVRELGLSGSMLEGDSEEAIMAIKNQHCQHPLVGHLVKDIVSSVSTLQYSSFSHTRRQGNVFVHALA, from the exons ATGGAATTTCTTCGATCAGAGATTGTTGTTGAACAAAAATCCATTATCACAATTTG CCTGGATTTACCAAGACTGCTGGCTGCCAGGGGAACGGTCAGGAAAGGTCATCTCACCCCCTCTCAGTTACCCGCTGATGCGAAGGTAGCAGACCTCATAGACATTGATTCAGGTTGGTGGAATGTTTATCTGTTGGAGAGGTGTTTTCTGCCATTTGAGGCACAAAAAATAAAGTCCGTTCCCCTTTGTTTGACACCCCAGGAAGACACTTTGGTTTGGCCAAAATCTAAGGATGGCCAGTATTCTGTGAAGCTCGGTTACCAATTGTTGTGTGCAAAGGAAAACAGTGGCTCTGCGTCGGGATCAACCAATGAGGTGAACAGAAAAATGTGGTCAAGCCTTTGGAGGATGAAAGTGCCAAACAAAGTGAAGACCTTTGCATGGCGGGCTTGTACTGAGTCCCTCCCTACTCTGGAGAACTTGGCTAGGAGGAAGGTGGTGATTTCAAATAGCTGCACAAGCTGTAAAAGAGAGCCCAAGTCTGTAATTCATGCTTTATGGGGCTGTGAGAAGGTTAAGGCGGCTTGGGGTACTAACTTTGATGAATTGCGTAATGCAATAAATCAAGCTTTATCTTTTGTTGATCTTTTCAGGTTGGTGCTGCAGAATCCTCGTGGAGCTGAAGGGTTTATTATG CAGCAACGACTGAAGCCTGCAACAAAGAAGCTGCCAAGGAACGTCATTTGGAAGCCACCTGATGCAGGCCTgttgaaaacaaattttgatggagCGGTTTTTGAAGACTTGGGAGAAGCGGGAATCGGTGCCGTGGTTCAAAACTCCTCAAGTGAAGTCCTGGCAGCCTTATCCGAGATTATTCCTCTGCCCTCATCCATTGTAGCGCCGGAAACTATTGCAACTAGATGGGCGACCCTCTTCGTCCGTGAGCTTGGTTTAAGTGGTTCAATGTTGGAAGGGGATTCAGAAGAAGCTATTATGGCAATTAAGAATCAGCACTGTCAGCATCCATTGGTGGGTCATTTAGTTAAAGATATTGTGTCTTCAGTCAGTACTTTGCAGTACTCATCTTTCTCTCACACACGTCGGCAAGGAAATGTATTCGTACATGCTCTAGCATGA
- the LOC142635029 gene encoding uncharacterized protein LOC142635029, which produces MAEMLLKAQKYMNAKDALAAIVDEGKPKMEERKEDERRGQKRERPSRWGGDIDRRKDEKAPRPIKFTPLIMPVDKILTQIQDQHHLKWPRPLHSLPSVRDKSKYCRFHKDHDHYTEDCRNLKGQIEELIQKGKLQKYIKKADFNRLREGDTSQREPSPKNEGCQSQSQEVIGEISTIAEGTFMGGSYKSLKKACQRQVNSVHMEPLLKQRRTNQDIFFSEDDARGVSQPHNDPLVIALTIEGFNTKRILFDNGSSTDIMYLSAFQQLKLGPGRLRPFESPLVSFSGDRVYPKGIVTLKVTIGAYPKQQTRHLDFLVVDCPSSYNVIIGRPTLNRWKAATSTYCSKIKFPTEDGVGKVKGDQVLARECCQAVLAAGENHTWTIEGEKEDNMEALETVELVEGKTQR; this is translated from the coding sequence ATGGCGGAGATGCTATTGAAGgcccaaaagtacatgaatgctaaGGACGCACTGGCGGCCATCGTAGACGAGGGGAAGCCGAAGATGGAAGAaaggaaggaagacgaacgcaggggacaaaagagggagcgcCCAAGCCGCTGGGGAGGTGACATTGACAGACGAAAAGAcgagaaagctccacgaccgATAAAATTCACAcctctaattatgcctgttgacaagaTTTTGACACAGATCCAGGATCAACACCACCTAAAGTGGCCAAGGCCCTTGCACTCGTTACCAAGTGTGCGGGACAAAagcaaatactgccgattccacaaggatcacgACCATTACACAGAAGATTGCCGAAATCTGAAAGGACAGATAGAAGAAttgatacagaaaggaaaacttcaGAAGTACATAAAGAAGGCTGACTTCAACAGGCTCAGGGAGGGCGACACGAGCCAACGGGAGCCCTCGCCCAAGAACGAGGGTTGTCAATCTCAATCACAAGAggtgatcggggagataagcacAATAGCAGAAGGAACTTTCATGGGGGGATCatacaagtccctcaagaaagcatgccaaagacaagtaaacagtgtccatATGGAACCCCTATTGAAACAAAGACGGACGAACCAGGATATATTCTTCAGCGAAGATGACGCAAGGGGAGTCAGCCAACCCCATAATGACCCTCTGGTGatagcactcacaattgaagggtTCAACACTAAAAGGATCCTCTTCGACAACGGAAGCTCTACAGACATCATGTACCTATCGGCCTTCCAACAGTTGAAACTAGGTCCTGGTAGATTGCGCCCATTTgagtcccccctcgtcagctttagcggTGACAGAGTATATCCCAAGGGCATTGTGACACTAAAAGTCACAATAGGCGCCTACCCGAAGCAGCAGACCCGTCATCTGGACTTCTTAGTGGTAGATTGCCCCTCTtcatacaatgtgatcattgggagaCCCACGCTCAACCGGTGGAAAGCAgcaacgtccacctactgctcaaagataaaattcccaacCGAAGACGGAGTCGGTAaggtaaaaggagaccaagtttTGGCCAGAGAATGCTGCCAGGCCGTGTTGGCTGCAggagaaaaccacacatggacgatcgagggagaaaaagaagacaacatggAAGCCCTGGAAACGGTGGAACTCGTTGAGGGGAAAACTCAAAGGTGA